One window from the genome of Choloepus didactylus isolate mChoDid1 chromosome 2, mChoDid1.pri, whole genome shotgun sequence encodes:
- the MRTO4 gene encoding mRNA turnover protein 4 homolog, producing MPKSKRDKKVSLTKTAKKGLELKQNLIEELRKCVDTYKYLFVFSVANMRNSKLKDIRNAWKHSRMFFGKNKVMMVALGRSPSDEYKDNLHQVSKKLRGEVGLLFTNRTKEEVNEWFTKYTEMDFARAGNKATFTVSLDPGPLEQFPHSMEPQLRQLGLPTALKRGVVTLLSDHEVCKEGDVLTPEQARVLKLLGYEMAEFKVTIKYMWDAHSGRFEQMGEDLPESASESAEESEEEDDD from the exons ATGCCCAAATCCAAGCGCGACAAGAAAG TTTCTTTAACTAAAACTGCCAAGAAAGGCTTGGAACTGAAACAGAACCTGATAGAAGAG CTGCGGAAATGTGTGGACACGTACAAGTACCTTTTCGTCTTCTCTGTGGCCAACATGAGGAACAGCAAGCTGAAGGACATCCGGAATGCCTGGAAGCACAGCCG GATGTTCTTTGGCAAAAACAAGGTGATGATGGTGGCTTTGGGTCGAAGCCCATCCGATGAGTATAAAGACAACCTGCACCAG GTCAGCAAGAAATTGAGGGGTGAAGTTGGTCTCCTTTTCACCAACCGCACTAAGGAAGAAGTGAATGA GTGGTTCACAAAATACACAGAAATGGACTTCGCCCGAGCTGGTAACAAAGCCACTTTCACAGTGAGCCTGGATCCTGGGCCGCTGGAGCAGTTCCCCCACTCCATGGAGCCACAGCTGAGGCAGCTGGGCCTGCCCACCGCCCTCAAGAGAG GTGTGGTGACTCTGCTGTCCGACCACGAGGTGTGCAAGGAGGGGGATGTGCTGACCCCAGAGCAGGCCCGCGTCCTG AAGCTTCTTGGGTATGAAATGGCTGAATTCAAGGTGACCATCAAATACATGTGGGATGCACACTCCGGAAGATTTGAACAGATGGGAGAGGACTTGCCAGAGAGTGCATCTGAGTCGGCAGAAGAATCAGAGGAGGAAGATGATGACTGA